A single window of Archangium gephyra DNA harbors:
- the modA gene encoding molybdate ABC transporter substrate-binding protein: MNLGKALLRALALASLMVLAVTGCKRPEADASVQEDRLVVFAASSLRDAFTAMGEEFERTHPGVELTFNFAGTQALRTQLENGAAVDVFASADQRHMDELVQASRVQEPAVFARNEPVLIVSRESAATLQGLGELPKAERIVIGVPEVPIGRYTLQILDKASAALGPDFRSRVEARVVSRELNVRQVLAKVSLGEAQAGFVYRTDALSAGDRVRIVALPPELNVIAEYPIGRVTGAAHPVLARAWIDFVLSADGQRLLGRAGFAAPSGRSSAP; encoded by the coding sequence ATGAATCTCGGGAAGGCGTTGCTCCGGGCCCTGGCGCTCGCATCGCTCATGGTTCTGGCGGTCACGGGCTGCAAGCGCCCGGAAGCGGATGCCTCCGTCCAGGAAGACCGGCTCGTCGTCTTCGCCGCGTCCTCGCTCCGGGACGCGTTCACCGCCATGGGAGAGGAGTTCGAGCGGACCCATCCTGGAGTCGAGCTGACGTTCAACTTCGCGGGCACCCAGGCACTTCGCACCCAGCTCGAGAATGGGGCGGCGGTGGACGTGTTCGCCTCCGCGGACCAGCGGCACATGGACGAGCTCGTCCAGGCCTCGCGTGTCCAGGAGCCCGCCGTCTTCGCGCGCAACGAGCCGGTCCTCATCGTCTCACGGGAGAGCGCCGCCACCCTCCAGGGGCTCGGTGAGCTGCCCAAGGCCGAGCGCATCGTCATCGGCGTTCCCGAGGTTCCGATCGGCCGCTACACGCTCCAGATCCTCGACAAGGCCTCGGCGGCGTTGGGCCCGGACTTCCGCTCCCGGGTGGAGGCCCGGGTGGTCTCGCGCGAGCTGAACGTCCGTCAGGTCCTGGCGAAGGTGAGCCTCGGGGAGGCCCAGGCCGGCTTCGTCTACCGGACGGACGCCCTCTCGGCGGGAGATCGGGTGCGCATCGTCGCCCTTCCTCCGGAGCTGAACGTCATCGCCGAGTACCCGATCGGCCGGGTGACGGGGGCTGCCCATCCGGTCCTGGCCCGGGCCTGGATCGACTTCGTGTTGTCCGCGGACGGTCAGCGCTTGCTCGGGCGTGCGGGCTTCGCCGCTCCTTCCGGGAGGAGCTCGGCGCCGTGA
- a CDS encoding substrate-binding domain-containing protein, which yields MSKPAANRVREQREARGLSQQALAAAADLTRQSVGAIEAGRAMPGVDVALRLARALDCTVEELFGGSSGESVLVTESPSGPLHGRVALAHLAGRWVSYPLAGSGMRTSADGLAARAVGHGRLEVEPVRSLAEARENVIVMGCAAALGLLADRLNSRPGPGRFLWLAGSSTRALESLAKSQVHVAGVHLVDTRTGEANVADVQRHAGREPIVLVTLARWEEGLLTAPGNPKKLRRVSDLGRRGLRLVTREPGAGARRLLDRELREAGLETLTRGATVQATGHLEVAQAVSMGAGDVGIATRDAAIAYGLDFVPLAEERYDLAIPLSAMEDPRIARLLDVMTAAAVRQELASLGYDVRSCGDRVAKVGAV from the coding sequence ATGAGCAAGCCAGCAGCCAACCGCGTTCGAGAGCAGCGTGAGGCGCGTGGCCTCTCGCAACAGGCCCTGGCCGCCGCGGCGGACCTCACCCGGCAGAGCGTGGGAGCCATCGAGGCCGGACGCGCGATGCCGGGGGTGGACGTCGCGCTCCGGCTCGCGCGGGCGCTCGACTGCACGGTGGAAGAGCTCTTCGGCGGCTCGAGCGGCGAATCGGTGCTGGTGACCGAATCTCCTTCAGGTCCGCTCCACGGCCGGGTGGCGCTCGCCCACCTCGCGGGCCGCTGGGTGTCGTACCCGCTCGCCGGCAGCGGGATGCGCACCTCCGCGGATGGGCTCGCCGCGCGGGCCGTGGGTCACGGCCGGCTCGAGGTGGAACCCGTCCGGTCCCTCGCCGAGGCGCGTGAGAACGTCATCGTGATGGGGTGTGCCGCGGCCCTGGGTCTCCTGGCGGATCGGCTCAACTCACGTCCTGGACCCGGGAGGTTCCTCTGGCTGGCGGGCTCGAGCACGAGGGCGCTCGAATCCCTGGCGAAGTCCCAGGTTCACGTCGCGGGCGTTCATCTCGTGGACACGCGCACGGGTGAAGCCAACGTGGCCGACGTTCAGCGCCATGCCGGACGCGAGCCCATCGTGCTGGTGACGCTCGCGCGCTGGGAGGAGGGCCTGCTCACCGCCCCCGGCAATCCGAAGAAGCTTCGCCGGGTCTCGGATCTCGGGCGTCGTGGCTTGCGCCTGGTCACGCGCGAGCCGGGGGCGGGGGCCCGGCGTTTGCTGGACCGCGAGCTGCGTGAAGCGGGGCTGGAGACCCTCACCCGCGGCGCCACCGTGCAGGCGACGGGACACCTCGAGGTCGCACAGGCCGTGTCCATGGGCGCGGGTGACGTGGGAATCGCCACCCGGGATGCCGCCATCGCCTACGGGTTGGACTTCGTCCCGCTGGCCGAGGAGCGCTACGACCTGGCCATTCCGCTCTCGGCGATGGAGGACCCGCGCATCGCGCGCCTGCTCGACGTGATGACCGCGGCGGCCGTGCGTCAGGAGCTCGCGTCCCTGGGCTATGACGTCCGCTCCTGCGGCGACCGGGTCGCGAAGGTGGGGGCCGTATGA
- a CDS encoding ATP-binding protein, producing the protein MSSLALLLVVGLGVALTGGLLVFAQRALHGQEQEALAEQTARAHELASGLGEQLRAAEQLLDTLASLASPLRERPEVEELLRRMLASAPEHIVYGMGVWFEPGQFAPGVHYMGPYIHQPRVLTYEWSTPSYDYPGQDWYQQAWERGRHIALTEPYFDLDHTYVSLTRAFFDEQGRRRGIVSVDLILPMIGEVVRQANNSPEETLYLVSPHGALIAHPRGEELLAWARGRGRSPRSLAELTLEDLRTWEHERGLGRGWRTTRVSVRNAGWRVFVSTKEDLLFSDVRRQRWLLVALGVLLWMGLGASGLVMARSERTRALLRALAERQRREEERQRLLAQVQRRSAELQAIIDSMVEAVVVVDLERTVTLANRAALTLFGTAASEGSRLDATYRESPPRGLEGQVLAFSALPICRALRGEQVDDTDLVDTPPPLHRRRVLRFNAAPIRDESGHIVAAVSVGRDITQAIELERLQGEFVKMAAHELKTPLAVMKSFAQLACRTAHPAPALRRPLEGISRGADRMDRVVRTLLDASQLQLGRLHFEKKELRLRALVEAAAASTAAHHPRHPIHVRPGPDAWVLGDRARLEQVLTELMDNAARYSAAGSPVEVSLRVEGDEVEVSIQDEGIGIAEEQRERIFERFYRAHAGTPHDRGGMGLGLYLSRGILLLHEGQVELESREGEGTHVRVRLPRLPEQRPAPEVASRHAREPPGAEPGYLT; encoded by the coding sequence TTGTCCTCGCTCGCCCTGCTGCTGGTCGTGGGGCTGGGCGTGGCGCTCACCGGTGGCCTGCTCGTATTTGCCCAGAGGGCTCTTCACGGCCAGGAGCAGGAGGCGCTTGCCGAGCAGACCGCTCGTGCTCACGAGCTGGCGTCCGGGCTCGGCGAACAACTCCGCGCCGCGGAGCAACTCCTGGACACGCTGGCCTCGCTGGCGAGTCCCCTCCGGGAGCGGCCCGAGGTCGAGGAGCTGCTCCGCCGGATGCTGGCCTCGGCCCCAGAGCACATCGTCTATGGGATGGGGGTGTGGTTCGAGCCCGGCCAGTTCGCGCCCGGCGTGCACTACATGGGCCCCTACATCCACCAGCCCCGGGTCCTCACCTACGAATGGTCCACCCCCTCCTATGACTACCCCGGGCAGGACTGGTACCAGCAGGCCTGGGAGCGTGGCAGGCACATCGCCCTCACCGAGCCCTACTTCGATCTGGATCATACGTATGTGTCCCTGACGAGGGCCTTCTTCGACGAGCAGGGCCGGCGGCGGGGAATCGTGAGCGTGGACCTCATCCTCCCCATGATTGGAGAGGTGGTCCGTCAGGCCAACAACTCCCCAGAGGAGACCCTCTATCTCGTCAGCCCCCACGGCGCGCTCATCGCGCATCCCCGGGGAGAGGAGCTGCTCGCCTGGGCTCGCGGGCGCGGACGCTCCCCGCGGAGCCTGGCCGAGCTCACACTCGAGGATCTGCGAACGTGGGAGCACGAGCGGGGATTGGGCCGGGGCTGGCGGACCACGCGGGTGAGCGTCCGGAACGCGGGCTGGCGGGTGTTCGTCTCGACGAAGGAGGACCTGCTCTTCTCGGACGTCCGCCGTCAGCGGTGGTTGCTGGTGGCCCTGGGCGTACTGCTCTGGATGGGGCTGGGCGCGAGCGGACTGGTCATGGCCCGCTCGGAGCGGACCCGGGCCCTGCTCCGCGCGCTCGCCGAACGCCAGCGCCGGGAGGAGGAGCGGCAGCGGCTGCTCGCCCAGGTCCAGCGGCGCTCGGCGGAGCTCCAGGCCATCATCGACAGCATGGTCGAGGCCGTCGTCGTGGTCGACCTCGAGAGAACGGTCACCCTCGCCAACCGGGCCGCGCTGACGCTCTTCGGGACAGCGGCGAGCGAGGGCAGCCGCCTCGACGCCACGTACCGGGAGTCTCCTCCCAGGGGGTTGGAGGGGCAGGTGCTGGCCTTCTCCGCCCTGCCCATCTGCCGGGCCTTGAGGGGCGAGCAGGTGGACGACACCGACCTCGTCGACACCCCGCCCCCGCTGCACCGCAGGCGCGTCCTGCGGTTCAACGCCGCCCCCATCCGGGACGAGTCGGGCCACATCGTCGCCGCCGTCTCGGTGGGACGTGACATCACCCAGGCCATCGAGTTGGAGCGCCTCCAGGGTGAGTTCGTGAAGATGGCCGCGCATGAGTTGAAGACGCCCCTGGCGGTGATGAAGTCCTTCGCCCAGCTCGCCTGCCGGACGGCGCATCCAGCCCCCGCGCTGCGCCGGCCCCTCGAGGGCATCAGCCGGGGCGCGGACCGGATGGACCGGGTGGTGCGCACGTTGCTGGATGCCTCCCAGCTCCAGCTCGGCCGGTTGCACTTCGAGAAGAAGGAGCTGCGGCTGCGCGCGCTGGTGGAGGCCGCCGCCGCGAGCACCGCCGCCCACCACCCGCGCCATCCCATCCACGTGCGGCCAGGACCGGACGCGTGGGTGCTCGGCGATCGGGCGCGGCTGGAGCAGGTGCTCACCGAGCTGATGGACAACGCCGCGCGCTACTCGGCCGCGGGGAGCCCCGTGGAGGTCTCCCTCCGCGTGGAGGGAGACGAGGTGGAGGTCTCCATCCAGGACGAGGGCATTGGCATCGCGGAGGAGCAGCGGGAGCGCATCTTCGAGCGCTTCTACCGCGCGCATGCGGGGACGCCCCACGATCGCGGTGGAATGGGCCTGGGGCTGTACCTCTCGCGGGGCATCCTCCTGCTCCACGAAGGACAGGTGGAGCTGGAGAGCCGGGAGGGCGAGGGCACCCACGTGCGCGTCCGCCTGCCCCGGCTCCCCGAACAGCGGCCCGCGCCGGAGGTGGCCTCGAGGCACGCGAGAGAGCCGCCGGGTGCCGAGCCCGGGTACCTGACGTGA
- a CDS encoding serine/threonine-protein kinase, producing the protein MKTLNCPSCARAHDVSGLAEGHEVACACGARFPVRAAPASELEPVLSAPTLLRPSLPSAGTGLEQRVQEAEDTGLGGAVELPGYELVRVLGRGGMGEVWLARQKSLHRMVAVKVLPPRLAKDPEFVTRFDKEATALAALNHPNIVQIIDRGVAGDHYYFVMEYVEGRSLREVMRELSPPEALRLALQVARAIECAHDKDIIHRDLKPENILLDGRGLVKVADFGLAGIRRPDSRLQLTATAVAMGTLNYMAPEQRRDAKNVDGRADLFSFGVVLYEMLTGELPVGRFKLPSERVQGLDTRVDAVVARLLENEPEARYSKAAELCQALEGLVSSTSLPPGALRAQEELSPVRSRLRTGWRTVRAVLTVLGALVVIFAGARKVFGQATLYQGATGKLVLGSWLPRWVAAGKPWPANTDGDLFVSSMMEDQTDGKVRLRVDFVKGQEELNAHAGTWKLENGQLHVIQGGDETTDGQLIPRAYLAHRYFSSDDFSVEALMSATPLDKGYLQEPDAQHYAELSYRVTGLQVSVFAIPEAGMRLGWKYTTPEGEIVAGNSAQDVESLVQDETPVPSAPFRVKLQLKKKKNGVDVTAYLNGSSEPFAFKFLEGFQGRSAKVAVGCRNLVCTFDDVVVRGLQTKKSAHTNKVAETQQE; encoded by the coding sequence ATGAAGACCCTGAACTGCCCCAGCTGCGCGCGCGCGCACGACGTGAGCGGCCTCGCGGAGGGTCACGAGGTGGCCTGCGCCTGCGGTGCCCGCTTCCCGGTGCGGGCCGCGCCGGCCTCGGAGCTGGAGCCCGTGCTGTCCGCGCCCACGCTGCTGCGCCCCTCGTTGCCCTCGGCGGGGACGGGGCTGGAGCAGCGGGTGCAGGAAGCGGAGGACACGGGCCTTGGCGGCGCGGTGGAGCTGCCGGGCTACGAGCTGGTGCGCGTGCTGGGCCGGGGCGGCATGGGCGAGGTGTGGCTGGCGCGGCAGAAGTCGCTGCACCGCATGGTGGCGGTGAAGGTGCTGCCGCCGCGGCTGGCGAAGGATCCCGAGTTCGTCACGCGCTTCGACAAGGAAGCCACGGCGCTCGCGGCGCTCAACCACCCCAACATCGTGCAGATCATCGATCGCGGGGTGGCGGGGGACCATTACTACTTCGTGATGGAGTACGTGGAGGGGCGCTCGCTGCGCGAGGTGATGCGCGAGCTGTCGCCTCCCGAGGCCCTGCGTCTGGCGCTGCAGGTGGCGCGGGCCATCGAGTGCGCGCACGACAAGGACATCATCCACCGCGACCTGAAGCCGGAGAACATCCTGCTGGACGGGCGCGGGCTCGTGAAGGTGGCAGACTTTGGCCTCGCGGGCATCCGCCGGCCGGACTCGCGGCTGCAGCTCACCGCCACGGCGGTGGCCATGGGGACGCTCAACTACATGGCCCCGGAGCAGCGCCGGGACGCGAAGAACGTGGACGGGCGGGCCGACCTCTTCTCCTTCGGCGTGGTGCTCTACGAGATGCTCACCGGCGAGCTGCCGGTGGGCCGCTTCAAGCTGCCCTCCGAGCGCGTGCAGGGGTTGGACACGCGGGTGGACGCGGTGGTGGCGCGGCTGCTGGAGAACGAGCCCGAGGCGCGCTACTCGAAGGCCGCCGAGCTGTGCCAGGCGCTGGAGGGGCTCGTGTCGAGCACCTCGCTGCCGCCGGGAGCGCTGCGGGCCCAGGAGGAGCTGAGCCCGGTGCGCAGCCGGCTGCGGACGGGCTGGCGCACGGTGCGGGCGGTGCTCACGGTGCTGGGCGCGCTGGTGGTGATCTTCGCCGGGGCGAGGAAGGTGTTCGGCCAGGCGACGCTCTACCAGGGGGCCACCGGGAAGCTGGTGCTTGGCTCATGGCTTCCCCGGTGGGTGGCGGCCGGCAAGCCGTGGCCGGCCAACACGGATGGGGATCTGTTCGTGTCCTCGATGATGGAGGACCAGACGGACGGGAAGGTGCGGCTGCGGGTGGACTTCGTGAAGGGCCAGGAGGAGCTGAACGCCCACGCGGGAACGTGGAAGCTGGAGAACGGACAGCTCCACGTCATCCAGGGCGGCGATGAGACCACCGATGGGCAGTTGATTCCGCGCGCGTACCTGGCCCACCGCTACTTCTCCAGCGACGACTTCTCCGTCGAGGCGCTGATGAGCGCGACCCCCCTGGACAAGGGCTACCTCCAGGAGCCGGACGCGCAGCACTACGCCGAGCTGTCCTACCGCGTCACGGGGCTGCAGGTGTCCGTCTTCGCCATCCCGGAAGCGGGCATGCGGCTGGGTTGGAAGTACACCACCCCGGAGGGAGAGATCGTCGCGGGCAACAGCGCGCAGGACGTGGAGAGCCTGGTGCAGGACGAGACGCCCGTGCCCTCGGCTCCCTTCCGCGTGAAGCTGCAGCTGAAGAAGAAGAAGAACGGCGTGGACGTGACGGCGTACCTCAACGGCTCCTCCGAGCCCTTCGCGTTCAAGTTCCTGGAGGGCTTCCAGGGCCGCTCGGCGAAGGTGGCGGTGGGGTGCCGCAACCTGGTCTGCACCTTCGATGACGTGGTGGTGCGGGGCCTGCAGACGAAGAAGTCCGCGCACACCAACAAGGTGGCGGAAACCCAACAGGAGTAG
- a CDS encoding adenylate/guanylate cyclase domain-containing protein produces MSQGSTQSAKSLNPRGPHLKGRFPDGTTGEFPLGDLTTLGRHPSNTVRLVDREVSKEHATIERMGRDFILRDLGSSNGTFVNGRRVAELRLRDGDEISLGTSKLVFHTGEPAVASAPPVGGPSASPGRAAPRVTVVAQSHSIPAFLAQMDQQVPQNFRPAEQIQELATLKREYEKLRIAYEFHRQVSQQGKQGDLFEQILSVAFQLLAADHGVILKPGTDGQFNAVAMKHRQGSPPNVMVSDTVLQKVAETKKGVLTADAIIDERFSSSESIVAQGIRSAMAVPLLAKGKLEAVLFLDSRQQTNAFSEKDLTILSGIAAQAAIALENAALGEQIQAEAITRAELSRFLSRAVAEAVIRGETEDLRQSRLAEVTCLFADIRGFTTLSENESPQEVVSMLNEFFTLMAGVVFRHEGNLDKFIGDCVMAVWGPPSPHADDPARALRAALEMQDAVEVLNGSRMAAGKPPIEVGIGVNTGQAVVGYMGSTERHEFTAIGDTVNTASRLCGLAKGGEVVANQSTVQKAGTGFEVEPLPVTQVKGKEKGVQAFRVLGLEITNSQR; encoded by the coding sequence GTGAGTCAAGGTTCCACCCAATCCGCAAAGTCCCTCAACCCGCGGGGGCCGCACCTCAAGGGGCGGTTCCCGGATGGAACGACCGGGGAGTTCCCTCTTGGGGATCTGACCACCCTGGGCCGCCACCCGTCCAACACGGTGCGGCTGGTGGATCGCGAGGTGTCCAAGGAGCACGCCACCATCGAGCGGATGGGGCGCGACTTCATCCTGCGCGATCTGGGCTCGTCCAACGGCACCTTCGTCAACGGGCGGCGTGTGGCGGAACTGCGGCTGCGGGACGGGGATGAGATCAGCCTGGGCACCTCCAAGCTCGTCTTCCACACCGGCGAGCCGGCGGTGGCCTCCGCTCCGCCCGTCGGGGGGCCGAGCGCCTCTCCGGGTCGTGCCGCGCCCCGGGTGACGGTGGTGGCGCAGTCGCACTCCATCCCCGCGTTCCTCGCGCAGATGGATCAGCAGGTGCCGCAGAACTTCCGGCCCGCCGAGCAGATCCAGGAGCTGGCCACCCTCAAGCGCGAGTACGAGAAGCTGCGCATCGCCTACGAGTTCCACCGGCAGGTGAGCCAGCAGGGCAAACAGGGGGATCTCTTCGAGCAGATTCTGTCCGTGGCCTTCCAGCTGCTGGCGGCGGACCACGGCGTCATCCTCAAGCCGGGCACGGACGGCCAGTTCAACGCCGTGGCGATGAAGCACCGGCAGGGCAGCCCGCCCAACGTGATGGTCTCCGACACCGTGCTGCAGAAGGTGGCCGAGACGAAGAAGGGCGTGCTCACGGCGGACGCCATCATCGACGAGCGCTTCTCCTCCTCGGAGAGCATCGTGGCGCAGGGCATCCGCTCGGCCATGGCGGTGCCGCTGCTGGCCAAGGGCAAGCTGGAGGCGGTGCTGTTCCTGGACTCGCGCCAGCAGACCAACGCCTTCTCGGAGAAGGATCTGACCATCCTCTCGGGCATCGCGGCGCAGGCGGCCATCGCCCTGGAGAACGCGGCGCTGGGCGAGCAGATCCAGGCCGAGGCGATTACGCGCGCCGAGCTCAGCCGCTTCCTGTCGCGCGCGGTGGCCGAGGCGGTGATCCGCGGCGAGACGGAAGACCTGCGGCAGAGCCGGCTGGCGGAAGTGACGTGCCTGTTCGCGGACATCCGCGGCTTCACCACCCTGTCGGAGAACGAGTCTCCGCAGGAGGTGGTGTCCATGCTCAACGAGTTCTTCACCCTGATGGCGGGCGTGGTGTTCCGCCACGAGGGCAACCTGGACAAGTTCATCGGCGACTGCGTGATGGCGGTGTGGGGCCCTCCGTCGCCGCACGCGGATGATCCGGCGCGGGCGCTGCGCGCGGCGCTGGAGATGCAGGACGCGGTGGAGGTGCTCAACGGCTCGCGCATGGCGGCGGGCAAGCCGCCCATCGAGGTGGGCATCGGCGTGAACACCGGCCAGGCGGTCGTGGGCTACATGGGCAGCACCGAGCGCCATGAGTTCACCGCCATTGGCGACACGGTGAACACGGCCTCGCGCCTGTGCGGCCTGGCCAAGGGCGGCGAGGTGGTGGCCAACCAGAGCACCGTGCAGAAGGCCGGCACCGGCTTCGAGGTGGAGCCGCTGCCCGTCACCCAGGTGAAGGGCAAGGAGAAGGGCGTCCAGGCGTTCCGCGTCCTCGGGCTGGAGATCACCAACTCCCAGCGATGA
- the truD gene encoding tRNA pseudouridine(13) synthase TruD translates to MRIKQKPEDFSVKESYRFDEVASGRHRVYLMDKQKLSTFDAADRIRDAFGLRPGSISYCGLKDKQGRTEQLIAVDGADVDMQDPDLRLKYLGRTDKPLSAANITSNRFAVTVRMLTEDSIGPLNLAAAEINRLGVVNYFDSQRFGSLKHGQGFIAKDLIRGDFEAALRNYLAQPSELDRSEDAKVKAFWRENWGRWDARVPFEGSRKYHRILKSLREHPGDYLRAFLQIDASYRAMLLFTYQSYLWNEGVRRYLQMLLPREHLFPLKYQAGTLLFHRDAKTEVLEALREATFPLLAPDSTFEDPLVKQAVDWVLGREKLTLQDLRIEEASRMLYFKHEERPIVVIPHKLVIGRVQNDDLNRGYLKTNIAFTLPPGAYATLVVKRLFHFEYTEDTAQQIRESWRAPVEEGGEERESADTAFAPRGPRKAPAATPPFSGPRAGPRTGPRTALRGAPPAASPASPRAARRSPAPEAAPTPDKRTQAREPAQDLRPSQPSVGFLERQRQKKDTKDQARREQAAKRPESRKKK, encoded by the coding sequence GTGCGAATCAAGCAGAAGCCCGAAGATTTCTCCGTCAAGGAGTCGTACCGCTTCGACGAGGTGGCGAGCGGCCGTCACCGCGTCTACCTGATGGACAAGCAGAAGCTGTCCACCTTCGACGCGGCGGACCGTATCCGCGACGCCTTCGGTCTCAGGCCCGGCTCCATCTCCTACTGCGGCCTGAAGGACAAGCAGGGCCGCACCGAGCAGCTGATCGCCGTGGACGGGGCGGACGTGGACATGCAGGACCCCGATCTGCGCCTGAAGTACCTGGGGCGCACGGACAAGCCGCTGTCGGCCGCCAACATCACCTCCAACCGCTTCGCCGTCACCGTGCGCATGCTGACGGAGGACTCCATCGGCCCGCTCAACCTGGCCGCCGCGGAGATCAACCGGCTGGGCGTGGTGAACTACTTCGACAGCCAGCGCTTCGGCTCGCTCAAGCACGGCCAGGGCTTCATCGCCAAGGATCTCATCCGCGGTGACTTCGAGGCCGCGCTGCGCAACTACCTCGCCCAGCCCTCGGAGCTGGACCGCAGCGAGGACGCCAAGGTGAAGGCCTTCTGGCGCGAGAACTGGGGCCGGTGGGACGCGCGCGTGCCCTTCGAGGGCAGCCGCAAGTACCACCGCATCCTCAAGTCCCTGCGCGAGCACCCCGGCGACTACCTGCGCGCCTTCCTGCAGATCGACGCGTCCTACCGCGCCATGCTGCTCTTCACCTACCAGAGCTACCTCTGGAACGAGGGCGTGCGGCGCTACCTCCAGATGCTGCTGCCCCGCGAGCACCTCTTCCCCCTGAAGTACCAGGCGGGCACCCTGCTCTTCCACCGCGACGCGAAGACCGAGGTGCTCGAGGCCCTGCGCGAGGCCACCTTCCCCCTGCTCGCCCCGGACAGCACCTTCGAGGATCCGCTGGTGAAGCAGGCCGTGGACTGGGTGCTCGGCCGCGAGAAGCTGACCCTGCAGGACCTCCGCATCGAGGAGGCCTCGCGGATGCTCTACTTCAAGCACGAGGAGCGCCCCATCGTCGTCATCCCCCACAAGCTCGTCATCGGCCGCGTCCAGAATGACGACCTGAACCGGGGCTACCTCAAGACCAACATCGCCTTCACCCTGCCTCCCGGCGCCTACGCCACGCTCGTCGTCAAGCGGCTCTTCCACTTCGAGTACACCGAGGACACCGCGCAGCAGATCCGCGAGTCCTGGCGCGCCCCCGTCGAGGAGGGGGGCGAGGAGCGCGAGTCCGCCGACACCGCCTTCGCGCCTCGGGGACCCCGCAAGGCGCCCGCGGCCACGCCTCCCTTCTCCGGACCCAGGGCAGGGCCCAGGACGGGGCCCAGGACGGCGCTCAGGGGAGCTCCCCCGGCGGCATCCCCGGCCAGCCCCCGGGCCGCCCGGCGCTCCCCCGCCCCGGAAGCCGCCCCCACCCCGGACAAGCGGACCCAGGCCCGGGAGCCCGCCCAGGACCTCCGCCCCTCCCAGCCCTCCGTCGGATTCCTCGAGCGCCAGCGGCAGAAAAAGGACACCAAGGACCAGGCGCGGCGCGAGCAGGCGGCCAAGCGCCCGGAATCACGGAAGAAAAAGTGA
- a CDS encoding RNA polymerase sigma factor, protein MADDAAATPWKADVAAARRGDPSAFESLVRSVQRPVYGLALRLLANEAEASEIAQEAFLRAYQNLHKYDDARPFDLWVMAITRNLCLDLLRRRTKVKTEELEPMKEVLANGEVSLEEGAIARQERQSLEAALATLSADDREVLALYYVQKRTTKEIAQVLGCAPGTIMARLFRAREKLRKQMTPEEPT, encoded by the coding sequence ATGGCCGATGATGCCGCGGCCACCCCCTGGAAGGCGGATGTGGCCGCCGCCCGGCGCGGAGACCCGTCGGCTTTCGAGTCGCTCGTGCGCAGCGTGCAGCGCCCGGTCTATGGCCTGGCGCTGCGCCTGCTCGCCAACGAGGCCGAGGCCTCCGAGATCGCCCAGGAGGCCTTCCTGCGCGCCTACCAGAACCTCCACAAGTACGACGACGCGCGCCCCTTCGATCTCTGGGTGATGGCCATCACCCGCAACCTGTGCCTGGACCTGCTGCGCCGGCGCACCAAGGTGAAGACGGAGGAGCTCGAGCCGATGAAGGAGGTCCTCGCCAACGGCGAGGTCTCGCTCGAGGAAGGCGCCATCGCCCGCCAGGAGCGCCAGTCGCTCGAGGCGGCGCTCGCCACCCTGTCCGCCGACGACCGGGAGGTGCTGGCGCTCTACTACGTGCAGAAACGCACCACGAAGGAGATCGCCCAGGTCCTGGGCTGCGCGCCCGGCACCATCATGGCGCGCCTGTTCCGGGCCCGGGAGAAGCTCCGCAAGCAGATGACCCCGGAGGAACCGACATGA